A portion of the Pseudomonadota bacterium genome contains these proteins:
- the gltX gene encoding glutamate--tRNA ligase: MASSAPSSVVTRFAPSPTGFLHIGGARTALFNWLYAKSTGGVMRLRIEDTDRARSTPEAIEAIRDSLDWLGLHHDGEVVFQSQQQDRHASVAQELLAAGKAYKCFASAEELTAMRELARAEGRPPRYDGRWRDRDPGDAPEGTPFAVRIKAPQDGETAIDDQVQGLVRTPNKDLDDFIILRSDGTPTYMLAVVVDDHDMGVTHVIRGDDHLTNAARQSIIYDAMGWERPVFAHIPLIHGPDGAKLSKRHGAVGAEAYRADGYLPHTLRNYLARLGWAHGDDEIFSDEQAISWFGFDGMGKSAARFDVQKLTALNAHYMRSLEAESLKVELHRSLSHLPNRARMPWPMTEQNAERLDLAFDGLRERARTLIELVDSAAFLFATRPLPMDEKAAGLLTEGARTGLKGLHATLSALETWDRETLETALKAYAEKAGVKLGAIAQPLRAALTGSKTSPGIYDVLVALDRGESLARIADQLI; this comes from the coding sequence ATGGCTTCATCTGCACCTTCGTCCGTTGTGACGCGCTTTGCGCCCTCGCCTACCGGTTTTCTTCACATTGGAGGCGCCAGGACGGCCCTGTTCAACTGGCTTTACGCAAAGTCGACCGGTGGCGTGATGAGGCTGCGCATTGAGGATACCGATCGTGCGCGCAGCACACCGGAAGCCATCGAAGCCATCCGGGACAGCCTTGATTGGCTCGGCCTTCATCATGACGGAGAGGTCGTTTTTCAGTCTCAGCAGCAAGACAGGCATGCCAGCGTTGCGCAGGAACTGCTGGCCGCAGGAAAAGCCTACAAGTGCTTTGCGAGCGCGGAAGAGCTTACGGCGATGCGGGAATTGGCCCGCGCTGAGGGCCGGCCTCCACGTTACGACGGGCGGTGGCGCGATCGCGATCCCGGCGACGCTCCGGAGGGGACGCCTTTCGCCGTCAGGATCAAGGCTCCACAAGATGGCGAGACCGCAATCGATGATCAGGTTCAAGGCCTCGTTCGAACACCCAATAAGGATCTCGATGATTTTATCATCCTGCGCTCGGACGGAACCCCCACTTACATGCTGGCAGTGGTTGTCGATGACCACGATATGGGGGTCACCCACGTGATCCGCGGAGACGACCACCTCACCAATGCCGCCCGCCAATCGATCATCTACGATGCAATGGGGTGGGAGCGTCCGGTTTTCGCCCATATACCGCTCATTCACGGCCCGGACGGCGCGAAACTCTCCAAACGCCATGGGGCAGTCGGCGCAGAAGCGTATCGCGCCGATGGCTATTTGCCGCACACCCTCCGGAATTACCTCGCTCGGCTTGGCTGGGCCCATGGCGACGACGAAATTTTCTCCGATGAACAGGCCATCAGCTGGTTTGGCTTCGATGGAATGGGAAAGTCGGCGGCGCGCTTTGATGTGCAAAAGCTCACGGCACTCAACGCCCATTATATGCGGTCCCTGGAAGCTGAGAGCCTCAAGGTCGAACTGCATCGCAGTTTATCGCATTTACCTAACCGGGCGCGCATGCCCTGGCCCATGACAGAGCAAAATGCAGAGCGATTGGACCTAGCGTTCGATGGTTTGCGCGAACGCGCACGTACGTTGATCGAACTTGTCGACAGCGCTGCTTTCCTGTTTGCCACCAGACCGTTGCCGATGGACGAAAAGGCCGCAGGGCTCCTGACAGAAGGAGCGCGCACTGGACTGAAAGGCTTGCATGCAACTTTGAGTGCGCTCGAAACCTGGGATCGGGAAACCCTCGAAACTGCTTTGAAGGCGTATGCCGAGAAGGCAGGCGTTAAGCTCGGTGCAATTGCACAACCACTTCGCGCTGCGCTCACAGGCAGCAAGACAAGTCCCGGCATCTACGATGTTCTCGTGGCGCTGGACCGCGGGGAAAGTCTGGCGAGGATCGCCGATCAGTTGATCTAG
- the gltA gene encoding citrate synthase, translating into MSDKAASLSVEGKNIDFPVRAGTIGPDVIDISKLYANTGAFTYDPGFTSTGSCESQITYIDGDKGVLLHRGYPIDQLAEHGDFLETCYLLLYGELPTPAQKADFDSRVTHHTMIHEQMSRFFTGFRRDAHPMAIMCGVVGALSAFYHDSTDISDPHQRMVASLRMIAKMPTIAAMALKYSIGQPFIYPRNDLDYAANFLHMCFAVPCEEYKVNPVLARAMERIFILHADHEQNASTSTVRLAGSSGANPFACIAAGIACLWGPAHGGANEAALNMLAEIGSVENISTYVARAKDKDDPFRLMGFGHRVYKNYDPRAKIMQKTCHEVLGELGITDDPLLEVAMELEQIALTDEYFIDKKLYPNIDFYSGITLKALGFNTNMFTVLFALARTVGWIAQWKEMVEDPQQRIGRPRQLYTGQVQRDYIPMSRRK; encoded by the coding sequence ATGTCCGATAAGGCGGCTAGCCTAAGCGTGGAAGGCAAGAACATCGATTTTCCGGTACGCGCGGGGACGATCGGCCCCGACGTGATCGACATCTCGAAGCTCTACGCCAATACCGGCGCGTTTACCTATGATCCGGGCTTCACATCGACTGGTTCGTGCGAATCTCAGATCACCTACATCGATGGAGATAAGGGTGTTCTGCTGCATCGCGGCTATCCCATCGATCAGTTGGCCGAACATGGCGACTTCCTCGAAACCTGTTATCTGCTGCTCTACGGCGAGTTGCCGACGCCGGCGCAGAAGGCAGACTTCGACAGCCGTGTGACCCATCACACGATGATCCATGAACAGATGTCGCGGTTTTTTACCGGCTTCCGGCGCGACGCCCACCCGATGGCCATCATGTGCGGCGTCGTGGGCGCGTTATCGGCGTTTTATCACGATTCAACCGACATCTCAGACCCGCACCAGCGGATGGTTGCCTCCTTGCGGATGATTGCAAAGATGCCAACCATCGCAGCAATGGCCCTGAAATATTCGATTGGTCAGCCGTTCATCTATCCGCGCAACGACCTCGATTACGCGGCAAACTTCCTGCACATGTGCTTTGCGGTGCCGTGCGAGGAGTACAAGGTCAATCCTGTGCTCGCCCGTGCGATGGAACGTATTTTCATCCTGCACGCCGACCATGAGCAAAACGCGTCGACCTCGACAGTCAGGCTGGCCGGCTCGTCGGGTGCGAACCCCTTTGCCTGTATCGCAGCGGGTATTGCCTGCCTTTGGGGACCGGCGCACGGCGGAGCCAACGAAGCGGCGCTCAATATGCTGGCGGAGATCGGCTCGGTAGAGAACATCTCAACATATGTTGCCCGCGCAAAGGACAAGGACGATCCGTTCCGGCTCATGGGCTTTGGCCATCGGGTCTACAAGAACTATGACCCGCGCGCCAAGATCATGCAGAAAACCTGCCACGAGGTGCTTGGCGAGCTTGGCATTACCGATGACCCCTTGCTGGAAGTGGCAATGGAGCTCGAGCAGATCGCGCTGACCGACGAATATTTCATCGACAAGAAGCTGTACCCGAACATCGACTTCTATTCGGGTATCACGCTCAAGGCACTGGGGTTCAACACCAACATGTTCACCGTGCTGTTCGCGCTCGCACGCACAGTCGGCTGGATCGCTCAATGGAAAGAAATGGTCGAGGATCCACAGCAGCGCATCGGTCGGCCACGCCAACTTTACACCGGGCAGGTCCAACGCGACTACATTCCGATGTCGCGGCGCAAATAG
- a CDS encoding lipid-A-disaccharide synthase: protein MSQPLVNTGEPKRIFFVIGEASGDQLGASLVDSLRARFGGEIAFEGLAGDLLQARGVQTVFDIEDIAVMGLGPVIARLPTILRRLRTTVEAIVSAKPDLVVVIDSPDFCHRVAKRVRARDASIPIVGWVSPSVWAWRPSRAIKMRAYIDHLLVLLPFEVETHAELGGPPATYVGHPLVSQQGALASAEDMEQRQASPVLLVLPGSRKGEITRHMQIFGQTVERASGLVEQMGSQMPPIVLPTIEKHAHLVQSLAASWQVPTTVVADHQGKKDAFARGHAALAASGTVTLELALKKVPMIVVYRLDWLASRFRFLIKVWTIVLPNLIIGRPVIREYVEEFARPEILARGLASLIVETPERLAQLAAFEELSTIMQAKGDADFGPADRAADVVANQLGLS from the coding sequence ATGAGCCAGCCGTTGGTCAACACCGGTGAACCGAAACGCATCTTCTTTGTCATAGGGGAAGCTTCCGGTGATCAGCTTGGGGCCTCGCTGGTTGACAGCTTACGGGCGCGCTTTGGTGGTGAGATCGCGTTTGAGGGGCTCGCGGGCGATTTGCTTCAGGCTCGCGGCGTCCAAACGGTCTTCGACATTGAAGACATCGCCGTTATGGGGCTTGGCCCTGTGATTGCCCGCCTGCCGACGATCCTTCGGCGGCTGCGAACCACCGTCGAGGCTATTGTGAGCGCCAAGCCCGACCTCGTAGTGGTCATCGATAGCCCGGACTTCTGCCATCGCGTCGCCAAGCGCGTGCGGGCGCGCGACGCGTCAATTCCGATTGTCGGCTGGGTGTCCCCTTCGGTCTGGGCATGGCGACCTTCGCGCGCGATCAAGATGCGCGCCTATATCGATCATCTGCTGGTTCTGCTGCCGTTTGAAGTTGAAACGCATGCCGAACTGGGCGGTCCGCCAGCGACGTATGTGGGACATCCTCTTGTGAGCCAACAGGGGGCATTGGCATCGGCCGAAGACATGGAGCAGCGTCAGGCAAGCCCGGTGCTGCTCGTCCTTCCCGGTAGCCGCAAGGGCGAGATCACGCGCCACATGCAGATATTCGGGCAAACCGTTGAGCGGGCGTCTGGCTTGGTTGAGCAAATGGGCAGCCAAATGCCGCCAATTGTTCTGCCAACCATCGAAAAGCACGCTCATCTTGTTCAAAGCCTCGCAGCCTCCTGGCAGGTCCCGACCACCGTTGTTGCCGACCACCAAGGCAAGAAAGATGCGTTCGCTCGCGGGCACGCAGCGCTTGCCGCGTCGGGTACTGTTACGCTTGAACTTGCCCTCAAGAAAGTTCCGATGATCGTGGTCTATCGGCTCGACTGGCTCGCAAGCCGCTTCCGGTTCCTGATCAAGGTCTGGACCATTGTCTTGCCCAACTTGATCATCGGACGGCCAGTCATCCGTGAGTATGTCGAGGAGTTCGCGAGGCCCGAAATCTTGGCTCGGGGACTTGCATCGCTGATTGTGGAAACGCCGGAACGGCTCGCCCAGTTGGCCGCGTTCGAGGAATTGTCGACGATCATGCAGGCGAAGGGCGATGCCGACTTTGGTCCTGCCGACCGCGCAGCGGATGTTGTCGCAAATCAGCTTGGGCTGTCGTAG
- the lpxI gene encoding UDP-2,3-diacylglucosamine diphosphatase LpxI (LpxI, functionally equivalent to LpxH, replaces it in LPS biosynthesis in a minority of bacteria.): MTVEQTGANHSESTGIAILAGGGSLPVEAAHAARAAGHRVLMIALADEADLDPLDDSFTKERVAWGQFGTLFKLLDTYGASRLVIVGSITKRPEFGDVKLDWGAVQLLPKLTAILFGGGDTVLLDRLAKLFSDRGVVLAGVHEIAPDLVAGVGHLAGPKPSSALMEDAEKAAHAAWTAGAIDLGQGAIAAGGRLIAMEGAEGTDGLLERTAHMRSAKRFSIQGKVGAIAKCPRPDQDLRLDMPAIGPKTVVGATRAGLHAIVVEAGKVLVSLKGETMEACVEHGVSLIGLQRADFVPPGRTDKLQ, encoded by the coding sequence ATGACCGTGGAGCAGACCGGAGCCAATCACAGCGAAAGCACGGGGATCGCGATCCTTGCTGGCGGCGGATCATTGCCTGTTGAAGCCGCCCATGCTGCCAGAGCTGCTGGCCATCGGGTTCTCATGATTGCCCTTGCGGATGAAGCTGACCTTGATCCGCTCGATGACAGCTTCACCAAGGAGCGCGTCGCTTGGGGCCAGTTCGGCACACTCTTCAAGTTGCTGGATACATATGGCGCAAGCCGGTTGGTCATCGTCGGCAGTATCACGAAACGCCCAGAATTTGGTGATGTCAAACTGGATTGGGGCGCTGTTCAGCTGCTTCCAAAATTGACCGCTATCCTATTTGGTGGCGGCGACACCGTGCTTCTCGACCGACTGGCGAAGCTGTTTTCCGACCGCGGGGTCGTTCTCGCTGGCGTCCATGAGATCGCACCCGATCTTGTGGCTGGCGTCGGACATTTGGCTGGCCCCAAGCCAAGTTCCGCATTGATGGAGGACGCCGAAAAAGCTGCGCATGCGGCGTGGACGGCAGGTGCCATCGATCTGGGGCAGGGCGCAATAGCTGCTGGTGGTCGGTTGATCGCCATGGAGGGCGCAGAAGGTACCGACGGTCTTCTAGAGCGGACCGCGCACATGCGTTCAGCGAAGCGCTTCAGCATACAAGGAAAAGTCGGAGCCATTGCAAAGTGTCCGCGACCCGATCAGGACTTGCGGCTTGATATGCCTGCGATCGGGCCCAAAACGGTTGTTGGCGCTACGCGGGCTGGCTTACATGCGATTGTCGTCGAAGCCGGCAAAGTCCTGGTTTCCCTTAAGGGCGAGACGATGGAAGCGTGTGTCGAACACGGCGTTAGCCTCATCGGTCTTCAGCGCGCAGACTTTGTGCCTCCCGGCCGTACCGACAAGCTGCAATGA
- the lpxA gene encoding acyl-ACP--UDP-N-acetylglucosamine O-acyltransferase has protein sequence MSTVIHPTAIVEDGASLGEGVSIGPFCVVGPDVELGDHVKLESHVVVAGRTNIGAGGHLFPFASIGHRPQDLKYHGEPSTLEIGTHAMIREYVTVQPGTEHGGMHTQVGSHCLLMASSHVAHDCTVGDHVILGNNAMIAGHCKIEDHVIVSGGSGLHQYVRIGEHAFIGGMTGVENDVIPFGMVIGNRGSLSGLNVIGLRRRGFDRDEIHTIRKAYRLLFSNEGTLAERLDDVSKMFPDSPSVTRVLDFIQSRSDRALCLPDSVDGPA, from the coding sequence ATGAGCACGGTCATCCATCCGACCGCCATCGTTGAAGACGGTGCCAGTCTTGGCGAAGGGGTCTCAATTGGACCCTTCTGTGTCGTTGGGCCGGACGTTGAACTTGGTGATCACGTCAAGCTTGAGAGCCATGTTGTGGTGGCCGGGCGAACGAATATCGGCGCGGGCGGCCATCTGTTCCCTTTCGCTTCGATCGGCCATCGCCCCCAGGATCTGAAGTACCATGGTGAGCCATCCACGCTCGAGATCGGTACCCATGCGATGATCCGCGAATATGTGACCGTTCAACCAGGTACCGAACATGGTGGTATGCACACACAAGTCGGCAGTCACTGTCTGTTGATGGCCTCGTCCCACGTTGCGCATGACTGCACCGTGGGTGACCATGTGATCTTGGGTAACAACGCCATGATTGCGGGGCACTGCAAGATTGAGGATCATGTGATCGTCAGTGGAGGATCCGGCCTGCACCAGTATGTCCGGATTGGTGAGCACGCCTTCATCGGCGGCATGACGGGCGTGGAAAACGACGTCATTCCATTTGGGATGGTGATCGGCAATCGCGGATCGCTCAGCGGTCTCAATGTTATTGGCCTGCGTCGGCGCGGCTTTGACCGTGACGAGATCCATACGATACGAAAAGCGTACAGGCTCTTGTTCTCCAACGAGGGAACACTGGCAGAGCGCCTCGACGATGTGTCGAAGATGTTCCCGGACAGTCCAAGTGTGACCAGAGTGCTGGACTTTATTCAGTCACGAAGTGACAGAGCTTTGTGTTTGCCCGATAGCGTTGACGGGCCGGCCTGA
- the fabZ gene encoding 3-hydroxyacyl-ACP dehydratase FabZ: MTDPITKLETLDIQQILASMPHRYPFLLVDRIVDIRSDEFGIGIKNVTVNEPHFMGHFPGNPIMPGVLIVEGIAQTAGALCIAALPPREKTPLVYFMTIDETKFRKPVVPGDRLEYHVTKLRRRGAISKYSAEALVDGTKVAQTVISAMIVDQDAAE, encoded by the coding sequence ATGACCGACCCAATCACGAAGCTTGAAACCCTTGATATTCAACAGATTTTGGCCAGCATGCCACATCGTTACCCGTTCCTGCTGGTGGATCGGATTGTCGATATCCGCAGTGATGAATTCGGTATCGGAATCAAAAACGTCACGGTGAACGAGCCACACTTTATGGGGCACTTTCCCGGTAATCCGATCATGCCCGGTGTCTTGATTGTCGAGGGGATTGCGCAAACCGCCGGTGCACTATGCATCGCGGCGCTGCCACCGAGGGAAAAGACCCCGCTGGTGTACTTCATGACAATTGATGAAACCAAATTCCGCAAGCCAGTCGTGCCAGGAGATCGGCTAGAATACCATGTAACCAAGTTGCGACGCAGGGGCGCCATCTCCAAGTACTCGGCGGAGGCATTGGTCGACGGAACAAAGGTCGCGCAGACCGTCATCAGCGCGATGATCGTCGATCAGGACGCCGCCGAATGA
- the lpxD gene encoding UDP-3-O-(3-hydroxymyristoyl)glucosamine N-acyltransferase yields MSDSPAFFPPIQSFTASQLAQVLGLDMVNASTCEATTFTGVAPLEDAGQGQLTFLDNKKYVPHLEASQAGCVILGARYLDALPEETIGLISTEPYRDFAKAAALLFPAGTALRGAILEAGISPDASIHPDADIEDGATVEAGAVIGSGAAVGAGAIICAGAVIGHHCQIGRGSYIGPRASVQHTLMGDRCIVHSGVCLGQDGFGFAMGPQGHLKVPQLGRVIVQDDVEIGAGTCIDRGTNRDTMIGEGTKIDNLVQIGHNVQVGRHCVIVGQVGIAGSTTLEDFVVLGGQVGVAGHLRIGMGAQIAGSSNIKDDVPPGARWAGTPAKPARTFFRELAAIKRLAER; encoded by the coding sequence ATGTCCGACAGTCCGGCGTTTTTCCCTCCAATCCAGAGCTTTACAGCGTCACAATTGGCGCAGGTGCTTGGCCTCGATATGGTGAACGCCTCGACCTGTGAGGCGACCACCTTCACGGGTGTTGCGCCGCTCGAAGATGCTGGCCAAGGTCAACTCACATTCCTCGATAACAAGAAGTATGTGCCTCACTTGGAAGCGAGCCAAGCTGGTTGCGTCATATTGGGCGCGCGTTACCTCGATGCGCTCCCTGAGGAAACGATCGGTTTAATCTCGACTGAGCCGTATCGGGATTTCGCGAAGGCGGCTGCCTTGCTTTTCCCTGCGGGAACCGCGCTACGTGGCGCTATCCTTGAGGCTGGGATTTCGCCGGACGCCTCCATTCATCCTGACGCCGATATCGAGGATGGTGCAACCGTTGAGGCCGGCGCTGTCATCGGGAGCGGTGCAGCAGTCGGCGCTGGGGCGATCATCTGTGCGGGTGCTGTCATCGGCCATCACTGCCAAATTGGCCGGGGCAGCTACATCGGCCCGCGTGCCAGCGTTCAGCACACGCTTATGGGGGATCGTTGCATCGTCCATTCGGGCGTCTGTCTCGGTCAAGATGGTTTCGGCTTCGCAATGGGTCCCCAAGGGCATCTGAAGGTCCCGCAATTGGGACGTGTCATTGTCCAAGACGATGTTGAAATAGGTGCGGGCACGTGTATCGACCGGGGTACCAATCGCGACACCATGATTGGCGAGGGGACCAAGATCGATAATCTTGTGCAGATCGGTCACAACGTGCAGGTCGGACGGCATTGCGTCATTGTTGGACAGGTTGGGATAGCGGGGTCGACGACGCTTGAGGACTTTGTTGTGCTTGGCGGTCAGGTTGGCGTTGCCGGTCATTTGCGCATTGGAATGGGCGCGCAGATCGCCGGGTCGTCAAATATCAAAGACGACGTACCGCCTGGTGCCAGATGGGCTGGAACGCCAGCCAAGCCTGCGCGCACCTTTTTCCGCGAGTTGGCCGCCATCAAGCGTCTCGCAGAACGTTAG